The proteins below come from a single Magallana gigas chromosome 10, xbMagGiga1.1, whole genome shotgun sequence genomic window:
- the LOC105326198 gene encoding sodium-coupled monocarboxylate transporter 1-like, whose protein sequence is MATEGRKGEMLQETTFGVADYVVCVLALCVSLSIGLYYACTGGRQVTTAEYHLGNRNLNFLPVMFSLMVTSQSSILILGVPAETYLYGFLATFTGVGFWFAYWLCARIIIPIVHPLRITSVNEYFKLRYKNNTVRILTTILSFIFWFIYLGIVTYGVSTAVESVLGVPVWLCVVIVSVCSMIYTAVGGIKAVIWTDVLQFSIMVTSVLAILIKGSLIVGGGSEVIRINLEGKRLDIWNFKFDLTLRYTMWNIVIGNTAKLLFFPLSQSSVQRIGCMPTLKDAYKMFYIVAPLMGLTVFLAGGMGLVSYAYFVKVRCDPLASKLIKNPNQILPTLVTEIFQNTPGMTGLFIAGLFCASLSTVSSGYAAISSMTLQDIIKMKWPNLSEKRFTISSKLTVLVISFLSTGMALLLANIKGSLLKLAHMVMTIPTAPYTGIILYSIFCTSATSAGALAGGIVSLGFYLWMAIGNIVLSPPSVEKKLATAPLDMCFLNSTLVSYNTTIAASTSSPIPLEGFNQIYGMSFQWFDFIAIILVFVVGLITSKIVGVPREEDVDARYVLCFTEQFFPYLPEKVKYVLSCRSTIPKRRKQIKAEERRYNVEMDEHVLCGPN, encoded by the exons ATGGCTACCGAG GGCCGAAAAGGAGAAATGCTGCAGGAAACAACGTTTGGCGTGGCAGATTACGTTGTATGTGTTCTTGCGTTGTGTGTATCTTTGAGCATAGGACTCTACTATGCATGCACTGGGGGACGCCAAGTAACGACGGCAGAATATCACCTTGGAAAccgaaatttaaattttctaccAGTTATGTTTTCTTTGATGGTAACGTCACAGTCGTCCATTTTGATTCTGGGGGTGCCTGCAGAGACCTACCTATATGGTTTCCTAGCAACATTTACCGGCGTTGGATTTTGGTTTGCATACTGGTTATGTGCCAGGATAATAATTCCTATTGTTCATCCATTAAGAATAACCAGTGTTAATGAA tacTTTAAACTGAGATACAAAAACAACACTGTACGCATTCTTACAACCATTCTTTCGTTTATATTTTGG tttataTATCTTGGCATCGTTACTTACGGTGTTTCTACAGCAGTAGAATCAG TTTTGGGAGTGCCAGTTTGGCTGTGTGTAGTGATTGTGTCAGTCTGCAGTATGATCTACACCGCAGTT ggaGGCATTAAGGCCGTTATCTGGACCGATGTTTTACAGTTCAGCATCATGGTAACTTCAGTACTGGCGATACTAATAAAG gGATCACTGATAGTCGGAGGCGGATCTGAAGTAATTCGTATAAATTTAGAAGGAAAGAGGCTGGATATTTGGAA ttttaaatttgacCTAACTCTTCGATACACAATGTGGAACATTGTGATTGGAAACACTGCCAAACTCCTCTTCTTCCCCCTGTCTCAGTCCTCCGTACAGAGGATTGGGTGTATGCCTACATTGAAAGATGCATACAA aatgtTTTATATTGTTGCCCCCTTAATGGGCCTTACTGTCTTTTTGGCGGGAGGAATGGGTCTTGTATCATACGCCTATTTTGTTAAAGTCAGATGTGATCCCTTGgcatcaaaattaataaaaaatcctAACCAG aTATTACCCACCTTGGTGACCGAGATTTTTCAGAATACACCGGGGATGACCGGACTTTTTATTGCTGGACTATTCTGCGCTTCATTGAG TACAGTGTCGAGTGGGTATGCAGCTATATCTTCAATGACTCTTCAAGATATCATCAAGATGAAATGGCCAAATCTGTCCGAGAAAAGATTCACTATTTCTTCGAAATTAACAg ttctggttatttcatttttatctacGGGAATGGCATTACTGCTTGCTAACATCAAAGGAAGTTTACTAAAG CTTGCCCATATGGTAATGACAATACCTACCGCTCCATACACAGGGATCATTCTCTACAGTATCTTTTGTACATCTGCCACTTCAGCG GGGGCGTTAGCGGGAGGCATCGTGTCTTTAGGGTTCTATCTGTGGATGGCAATCGGTAATATTGTTCTCAGCCCCCCTAGTGTAGAGAAAAAACTGGCGACAGCTCCACTAGACATGTGTTTTTTGAACAGTACTCTGGTATCTTACAATACAACTATCGCTGCATCTACATCAAGCCCCATACCTTT GGAAGGCTTCAATCAGATCTATGGCATGTCTTTCCAGTGGTTTGATTTCATTGCTATAATCCTCGTCTTTGTTGTTGGGTTGATTACCAGCAAAATTGTTG GTGTTCCAAGGGAAGAAGACGTCGATGCCAGGTATGTTCTGTGCTTTACGGAACAATTTTTCCCATACCTTCCAGAAAAAGTGAAATATGTGCTATCTTGTCGATCAACAATACCAAAG AGAAGAAAGCAGATAAAAGCCGAAGAACGGCGATATAATGTAGAGATGGATGAACATGTACTGTGTGGCCCTAATTGA